The genomic interval GATTGACAAAAAATTTTTCCATTGCCGAACTGATGGGTCCCGCAACCGGCACAACATTTCTTGAGAACCTCGGGACGTTTTCACTCATCGCGCTGGGAGAAAGCCTGACGCGCTACGGATTATTCCTCGCCCTTCAATTCGGCGCGATCGGCATCCTCTTCTGCATCGTCGGGATTCGCAAAGCGCTCAACGGCGCGGATCAAAAGTTCGTTTTATTTTTCATCGCGTACGCGCTCTTCGGGATTCTCTATCGCGTCTCCGATCAATTCGCATTTTTTCTGACATCGTATGTTTTCTTCGCGTTGTTGATGGGACTGGGCGCGACTCACATCCTCTCCCGTCTTGCGACAAAACCCCGCCTCATTCTGACCTTCATCCTGATCCTCACCATCGGAGCGACTCCGCCCTTCTACCGCGCCATCCCGCGCCTCGCCGAATCTCGCGGCATAGACGACTCCTTCCTCGGCATCCCGCAAGTCGGGACGGGAGTCCGCGACGGCTTAGCCTATTACATTGACCCCAACAAACGCGGCGATATCCTCGCCTATGAATTCGGCGACGAAACGATCACGAATCTTCCCCCTCATTCCCTCGTCATCGCAGAATGGTACACCGACACGGATGAATACTTCGTACTGCGTTATTTCACTAAAGTCAGAGGAGACCGCCCCGACGTGACCATCACCGGCTTCCCCACCGACGATCCATTTTCATTCGACTCCCAGCGCGTGGTGAAATTAATCGAAGAATTCATTTCGACTCGCCCCGTGTATCTCGCATCCCTCAGCGACAAATTTTACGCCGCGTCAAAATTGGTCAAAACTTATTGCATCGTGCCAGAGAATAATTTGTATCGGTTATATAAAAGAGGCGATACAACCTCGCCATGCCTGAGCCTCGACTCGATCACTGATTAGACTTGATCCACAATGAGAAACTTCCGCCATACAGCAAATCCCGAAGGGATGGAAGGATTCTAGAATCAACGCCAATCCATCAACCAATCCCGAAGGGATGACATAACGATCTCCCATATCACCCCTTCGGGGTTTGATAATCGTTCGATCAATCTCTATAATCTTGTCCCTCCTTCGGAGTTCTCTCCCCATTAATTGCAAATAGCATCACCAATAGGTCTTTTGCCAAGTCGCTTGACAAAACCGAGTCGTTGGAACGCGAATACTTTGAACATTTCGCGTAATTCGCTTGTTCGCGCTATTCGCGTTAAAACCTTCCTAACTTTTCAAAAGCCAAGGCATCACCAATCCCAACACCTGATTTCCAAGCCGTTGCCCTCGACAGCCAACGCGGCGTCGTAGTTTGATTCGACATCCAACGAATGTAACGACCAACGCGCGGATTCGTTTGCGTCGGGTCTCGTTGCGCGGAGGATGGCTGGCTCGTCAAGCGACACATCGAACGAATCCAACGGCAGGGATAAGCCGAGTCCCTGCGCTTTGATGTATGCCTCTTTCCGCGTCCAACAATGGAAGAAGCCGAGCGTCCGCTGTTCGAGCGGGAGAGCCATTAACTCGGAAACTTCACGCGGCGAGAAATTTCGGCGGGCAAGGTTTTCCAACTCGATGTCTGCGCGGATTTGTTCAACGTCAACGCCGATCTTTCGTCCGCGCGTGACGGCGATCAATGCGAAGTCGCTTGAGTGGGAGAGATTGAATTCGATATCTTTTGTAGTAACGACTTCAGTCGTTAATTTAGCAAAACGACTAACCCCACAGGGGCGCTTCGCGGAGTCGTTACTACGGTTTAGAGATGGTTTTCCATATTCGTTTGTCGAAAATTTCAATTCGCTCGGTTCGCATTGCAGGTAACGCGCGAGAATATCACGCAGGCTGGCATGGGCAACGATGTAGCGGTCGCGGTCTGCGTCAAAATGAAAACGCGCGGCGCGTTGACGTTCCTCTGCTGAGAGAGTGGCTTCACTCGGCGTCGTCGAACTCAGGTGAACGCGCCAGACGTCCACGCGATCTGTTGTGAGATCGAGATTTTCCGGTGGACGAAGCCAACTTGTTTGATTCATTCCCGCCATGCCTTGATGATTCCCGTGCCGAACAGAATCTTCTGCGGGAAGATTCCTCCTTCAACGACGACTCGGAATCCATGCGACTCCAGCAAACGAACCAAGTCGCGGTGACTGCGCGAGTCGTCCACGAACTCGTGATATTCCATCACGATGTAGCGGATTCGTTCCAGCGTTTCGCGCGAACAGTTGGCGAGAATTCCATATTCCGCACCTTCGACGTCCATCTTCAAACAGTCAACCTGTTCGATGTTGTTCTCTGAAAGAATGTCTGCGAGAGTCACGGCGCGGACTCTTTCACGCGGGCTGTTCGCATCCTGCAACAACGATCCCAACGCGCCGTTATCGCCCGGCAGGAAAAATTCCATCTCGCCGCGCTTGTCTGACACGGCAGTGTGATGTACGTGAAGATTGGCAACGTTATTCAGGGCTTTGTTTTCAGCGAGCAAATCAAAGTTACTGCGCGAGGCTTCATAAGCGTAGACGTTCCCCGGCGCGGCGAGTTGCGCGGCGCGGACTGCGAATCCGCCGATGTGCGCGCCGATGTCCAAAATCACGTCCCCCGCGCGGATGGGGAATCTTGGGTCGTCGTAAATTTTCGCTTTCCAGATTTCCCAAACCACGAGGATGTCGGACGTGTTTACGCGTGTTTGGAACCGAGTCTTGGAATCCGCTTGAACCAGCGTCACAGGTTTTCCCTGATGCCGCAGGTAAAACAACGGGAAGACCAGTTTATTGAACCAGAGGAAGAAGCGTTGATTCTTTAGCCGCATTGTTGGTTATTGAACATACTCTACGCCATGTCATTCTGAGCCCCAAAGGGGCGAAGAATCTCTACCACAGTGCAAGAGACCCTTCGCTATCGCTCACATCGTCCCGATGTCCTTCGGGAGGGTGACATGTATAAAGTGTCCTATAGAAGTTTCCCTTCCATAAATTTCAACACTGATTCGCTCGCAGTTGTGATGAAGAAATGATCTCCCGCGAAAAATTGCGATTCAAAAGAAGTTTTCGTGTGCATTGACCAGCCTGCGAGTCTCTCGCGGCTGACGCGGGAGTCATCAGTCCCGCCGAGGGCAATGAGGGGACAATTCAGCGGCGCGGCGGGTTGATATTGGTAGGTTTCGAGCATCTCGAAGTCGGCGCGGATGGTCGGGAGCGAGAGTCCTATCAATTCATTGTTCTGCAAAATTTCGGGAGGGATGCCGTTGAGTTTTTTTAATTCGTTCACAAATTCCGCGTCGGGGAGTTGATGAATTGACGGATGCGGATTCGGAAGTTGCGGCGCGGCGCACGCGGAGACGAAAAGGATGTTCGGTTGCGCGAGTCCTTTTCGGCGAAGGGTTCGCGCAAGTTCGAACGCGATCAAGCCCCCCATGCTGTGACCGAAGAACGCGAACGGTTTATCCAACAGCGGAGGGATCGCTTGCGCAAGATTCTCGACGAGGGCGAGCAGGTCGGTGAGCGGAGGCTGGGGACTGCGCGAACCGCGTCCTGGATAGTGAACAGCCTGCCCTTCGAAAGAAGCGGCGAGTCCATTGCACATCTTTGCGAACGCGGCGGGTCCGCCTCCCGCGTATGGGAAAAAGAAGACGCGCATCGTCGCATCTGGTCTTGGCGCTGGACGGGCAAACCATGGTTCCACCGATTTAGATCTCTGGTCGTTGAATCAGATCGCGCGCGATGAAGGCGTTGATGTATGTGGACAGCAGTTGCCCATCCACGGGCGCGCATTCGATGCCCGTGTCGGCGAGTTTCGCGAGCGTGTTGGCGAGATCAATGCGCGGCATGAAAATTTGTTTTTCCTCCACCTCTTCGATGAGCGGAAGATACGGTTCCCATCCGCCGTTTTCCATGAAGGCGACTTTTTTGAACAGGTCGGCGCGCCACTCCTCGAACGAGACGCGCTGAGTGTGGAAGCCTTCGGTCGTGAGCCATTCGAGCAGATGATCGAGGTGAAGCGGCGAAGGGTTTTCCAAATGATAAATTTGATTCCAGTTGTCGGGGTCTTTTGAAATTTGGACGATCGCCGCGCTGACGAAATCCACCGGCACGATGTTGGCGACCACATCCAGATCGGGCGCGGCGCCCAAAAGCAAACACGCGCGAGTCATGCTGGAGATCATGTTGTCGGTGTTCCATGCGCCCGTGAGGCTGTGACCCGATACCAAGCCCGGACGATAGATGGCGTACGGGATGCCGCGCGCGCCAGCCTGCATCAACAATTTTTCCGCGACCCATTTGCTTTGAGCATATCCGCCGAACGGCGCGCCTGTTTCATCTATATTGTCGTTTTCGCGGAACACGCGCCCATCG from Candidatus Defluviilinea gracilis carries:
- a CDS encoding DUF2723 domain-containing protein; amino-acid sequence: MQNRNRIAALVFLLTTSFYLYTLSPSLAWGDGVRLQSEVISGESFILNEMTASEFIPDPFPFSKVGVTAWDHPLYIVAGHLLVRAFPSVDSLWLVNLISALFGVASVTLVFLLAHQHTNSFIASGYAAFALAVSHTFWWHSSMPEVYTLFVFLLLLSLYFFERFEKTHNASSLLLSAFFFGLSASDHLLAFIALPALGFYLVLSKKYRSLNLNARRIFFTSLAFILGFSIYIIQFIRLTKNFSIAELMGPATGTTFLENLGTFSLIALGESLTRYGLFLALQFGAIGILFCIVGIRKALNGADQKFVLFFIAYALFGILYRVSDQFAFFLTSYVFFALLMGLGATHILSRLATKPRLILTFILILTIGATPPFYRAIPRLAESRGIDDSFLGIPQVGTGVRDGLAYYIDPNKRGDILAYEFGDETITNLPPHSLVIAEWYTDTDEYFVLRYFTKVRGDRPDVTITGFPTDDPFSFDSQRVVKLIEEFISTRPVYLASLSDKFYAASKLVKTYCIVPENNLYRLYKRGDTTSPCLSLDSITD
- a CDS encoding 4'-phosphopantetheinyl transferase superfamily protein — protein: MNQTSWLRPPENLDLTTDRVDVWRVHLSSTTPSEATLSAEERQRAARFHFDADRDRYIVAHASLRDILARYLQCEPSELKFSTNEYGKPSLNRSNDSAKRPCGVSRFAKLTTEVVTTKDIEFNLSHSSDFALIAVTRGRKIGVDVEQIRADIELENLARRNFSPREVSELMALPLEQRTLGFFHCWTRKEAYIKAQGLGLSLPLDSFDVSLDEPAILRATRPDANESARWSLHSLDVESNYDAALAVEGNGLEIRCWDW
- a CDS encoding FkbM family methyltransferase is translated as MRLKNQRFFLWFNKLVFPLFYLRHQGKPVTLVQADSKTRFQTRVNTSDILVVWEIWKAKIYDDPRFPIRAGDVILDIGAHIGGFAVRAAQLAAPGNVYAYEASRSNFDLLAENKALNNVANLHVHHTAVSDKRGEMEFFLPGDNGALGSLLQDANSPRERVRAVTLADILSENNIEQVDCLKMDVEGAEYGILANCSRETLERIRYIVMEYHEFVDDSRSHRDLVRLLESHGFRVVVEGGIFPQKILFGTGIIKAWRE
- a CDS encoding thioesterase, yielding MRVFFFPYAGGGPAAFAKMCNGLAASFEGQAVHYPGRGSRSPQPPLTDLLALVENLAQAIPPLLDKPFAFFGHSMGGLIAFELARTLRRKGLAQPNILFVSACAAPQLPNPHPSIHQLPDAEFVNELKKLNGIPPEILQNNELIGLSLPTIRADFEMLETYQYQPAAPLNCPLIALGGTDDSRVSRERLAGWSMHTKTSFESQFFAGDHFFITTASESVLKFMEGKLL